Proteins encoded together in one Campylobacter concisus window:
- a CDS encoding formate--tetrahydrofolate ligase: MLSDIEITHQTKLEHISKVAARLGLNEDELELYGKFKAKISPRLEPSNSKLILVTATNPTPYGEGKTTMSIGLADALNSLNKKVCLALREPSLGPVFGIKGGAAGGGYSQLAPMEDLNLHFTGDFHAITSANNLISAMIDNSLYQENPLKIEKILWKRCMDMNDRALRFITVGQGGRTDGVPREDGFNITAASEIMAVLCLATSLSDLKERVANIMVAYDSDKKPIYVRDLGCQDAVCILLKDAIKPNLFQTLEHTPTLVHGGPFANIAHGCNSVIATKTALNLADYVITEAGFGSELGAEKFLDIKCRVAEIKPSAVVLVSTIRSLKYNGEANKDEITKPDMNALKKGIENLGGHIENLKGKFGQNVVVALNKFGFDTDEEINFVKEYCRELGVEVAVCENFLKGGKGALELAELVLKACDKPSKINFTYEMSDDTKTKIEKVAKEIYGAGEVVFEEATLKKLEMIKELNLSHLPVCIAKTQYSFSDDAKLLGRAKGFTFSVKDLDIRTGAGFIVAVCGKIMLMPGLPKVPAAVNMRIDADGKIDGLS, translated from the coding sequence ATGCTAAGCGACATCGAGATAACTCACCAAACGAAACTTGAACACATCAGTAAAGTTGCCGCAAGACTAGGCTTAAACGAAGACGAGCTTGAGCTTTACGGCAAATTTAAGGCTAAAATTTCCCCTAGACTTGAGCCATCAAACTCAAAGCTCATCTTAGTCACCGCGACTAACCCAACCCCATACGGCGAGGGCAAAACGACTATGTCGATCGGTCTAGCTGACGCACTAAATTCGCTTAATAAAAAGGTTTGCCTAGCACTTCGCGAGCCATCTTTGGGACCAGTTTTTGGCATAAAGGGCGGAGCAGCAGGTGGTGGTTACTCGCAGCTTGCGCCGATGGAGGATCTAAATTTACACTTCACTGGCGATTTTCACGCGATAACATCGGCAAATAACCTTATTTCAGCGATGATAGATAATAGCCTCTATCAAGAAAACCCACTAAAAATCGAGAAAATTTTATGGAAGCGCTGTATGGATATGAACGACCGCGCGCTTAGATTTATCACTGTGGGTCAGGGTGGCAGAACGGACGGCGTGCCAAGAGAAGATGGCTTTAATATCACCGCTGCAAGCGAGATCATGGCTGTACTTTGTCTAGCAACAAGTCTTTCTGATCTAAAAGAGCGCGTGGCAAACATCATGGTCGCCTATGATAGCGATAAAAAGCCTATCTACGTGCGTGATCTAGGCTGCCAAGACGCTGTTTGCATACTTTTAAAAGATGCGATCAAACCAAATTTATTTCAAACGCTTGAACACACACCTACGCTCGTGCATGGTGGCCCATTTGCAAACATCGCACATGGCTGCAACTCGGTCATCGCAACAAAAACAGCTCTAAATTTAGCCGACTACGTCATAACTGAAGCTGGCTTTGGCTCGGAGCTTGGAGCGGAGAAATTTTTAGATATAAAATGCAGGGTTGCTGAGATTAAACCAAGCGCTGTGGTGCTTGTAAGCACGATCAGATCGCTAAAATATAACGGCGAAGCAAATAAAGATGAGATCACAAAACCAGATATGAATGCCCTTAAAAAAGGTATCGAAAATCTTGGCGGCCACATCGAAAATTTAAAAGGTAAATTTGGTCAAAACGTGGTTGTGGCGCTTAATAAATTTGGCTTTGACACCGATGAAGAGATAAATTTCGTAAAAGAGTATTGCCGTGAGCTTGGCGTAGAAGTGGCAGTATGTGAGAATTTCTTAAAAGGTGGCAAAGGTGCGCTTGAGCTTGCCGAGCTAGTTTTAAAAGCGTGCGATAAGCCAAGCAAGATAAATTTCACCTACGAGATGAGTGACGATACGAAAACTAAAATCGAAAAGGTCGCTAAGGAAATTTATGGAGCTGGCGAGGTGGTCTTTGAAGAGGCTACTCTTAAAAAGCTTGAGATGATAAAAGAGCTAAATTTGAGCCATTTGCCAGTTTGTATCGCAAAAACTCAGTATTCATTTAGTGACGATGCGAAGCTTTTGGGCAGAGCAAAGGGCTTTACATTTAGCGTAAAAGACCTTGACATTAGAACGGGAGCTGGCTTTATCGTCGCGGTTTGCGGTAAGATCATGCTAATGCCAGGACTTCCAAAAGTGCCAGCTGCGGTCAATATGAGAATAGACGCAGACGGCAAGATTGACGGCTTGTCGTAA
- the rimP gene encoding ribosome maturation factor RimP: MDNLDKLVRECGVELYDSEIANENGRAIFRVYITKDGGVSLDDCEKVSRLLSPIFDVTPPVSGDYSLEVSSPGLERKLSKPSHFKASVGELVKVQTEAEKFAGRLVKADEESVAVENEEGIFEININEIKKAKTYLEW, translated from the coding sequence ATGGATAATTTAGACAAACTAGTACGCGAATGCGGCGTAGAGCTTTACGACAGCGAGATCGCAAATGAAAATGGCAGGGCTATTTTTAGAGTTTATATCACGAAAGATGGTGGAGTGAGCCTTGATGACTGCGAAAAAGTGAGCCGTCTGCTCTCGCCTATCTTTGACGTGACACCGCCAGTTAGTGGGGATTATAGCCTTGAGGTTAGCTCGCCTGGTCTTGAGAGAAAGCTTAGCAAGCCTTCACACTTTAAAGCGAGCGTTGGTGAGCTAGTTAAAGTTCAAACCGAGGCTGAGAAATTTGCAGGAAGGCTTGTAAAAGCAGACGAAGAGAGCGTCGCAGTAGAAAACGAAGAGGGAATTTTTGAGATCAACATCAATGAGATAAAAAAAGCAAAAACATATTTGGAGTGGTAA
- the rbfA gene encoding 30S ribosome-binding factor RbfA gives MNANEIKRMRTESVLKELIPEALATLEDGILKGLCVTDVECKKGRYDAFVYLDKMMFDECEQEYILGHLKRVCRHLQNHCMAAEGWYRCPNFHFKFDDRLEYQNHMDKLFDKISKDLNKNG, from the coding sequence ATGAACGCTAACGAAATAAAGCGTATGAGAACAGAGAGTGTGCTAAAAGAGCTCATACCAGAGGCTCTAGCTACTCTTGAAGATGGCATTTTAAAGGGGCTTTGCGTCACTGACGTCGAGTGCAAAAAGGGCAGATACGACGCCTTTGTCTATCTTGACAAGATGATGTTTGATGAGTGCGAGCAAGAGTATATTTTGGGGCATCTAAAGCGCGTTTGCAGGCATTTGCAAAACCACTGCATGGCAGCTGAGGGCTGGTATAGATGTCCAAATTTTCACTTTAAATTTGACGATAGATTAGAGTATCAAAACCATATGGATAAGTTGTTTGATAAAATTTCAAAGGATTTAAACAAAAATGGATAA
- a CDS encoding VIT1/CCC1 transporter family protein: MLDKKRALKQLQNEADDVAIYSLLEASEKVEENKKVLRKLIAEERRHYAFCQKITGESRSANLFKVIFYTILVKIFGTSFTLKFMESREENAEKFYLDIVDEYPEARDIYEEEMNHENSLISMLKDTKLVNAGGIVLGMNDALVELTGTLSGIALAFSNTKSVGATGLIMGVAAALSMAGSAYLESKENPSDEIKPLTYSLYTGGSYIITTAFLILPFFIFTSGLYAVLSMFFFALVAIITYNFYISVAKELKFLPRVIEMCVITFGVAIISFGIGFLVKHYFGLDV, translated from the coding sequence ATGTTAGATAAAAAACGTGCCTTAAAACAATTACAAAACGAAGCAGACGATGTTGCTATATACTCACTTCTAGAAGCTAGCGAAAAAGTCGAAGAGAACAAAAAGGTACTTCGAAAATTAATCGCAGAAGAGAGACGCCACTATGCTTTTTGTCAAAAGATAACTGGCGAGAGCAGAAGTGCAAATTTATTCAAAGTCATTTTCTATACGATACTTGTTAAAATTTTTGGCACCTCTTTTACTCTGAAATTTATGGAGTCACGCGAAGAAAATGCTGAGAAATTTTATCTTGACATCGTAGATGAATATCCTGAGGCTCGTGATATTTACGAAGAGGAGATGAACCACGAAAATAGTCTAATCTCCATGTTAAAAGACACAAAACTCGTAAATGCTGGTGGCATCGTGCTTGGTATGAATGATGCTTTAGTTGAGCTAACAGGCACACTTAGCGGCATCGCGCTTGCATTTTCAAATACAAAATCAGTTGGCGCAACAGGCCTTATCATGGGCGTGGCAGCTGCACTCTCTATGGCTGGCTCAGCGTATCTCGAGTCAAAAGAAAATCCAAGCGACGAGATCAAACCGCTTACCTACTCGCTCTACACAGGCGGTTCATACATCATAACAACGGCATTTTTGATACTTCCATTTTTCATCTTTACAAGCGGTCTTTACGCCGTCTTGTCGATGTTTTTCTTTGCGCTAGTTGCCATTATTACTTACAACTTTTATATAAGCGTGGCAAAGGAGCTTAAATTTTTACCAAGAGTGATTGAGATGTGCGTGATAACTTTTGGCGTTGCGATCATATCTTTTGGCATCGGCTTTTTAGTAAAACACTATTTTGGACTAGATGTCTAA
- the ribD gene encoding bifunctional diaminohydroxyphosphoribosylaminopyrimidine deaminase/5-amino-6-(5-phosphoribosylamino)uracil reductase RibD codes for MNDEFYMDLALSEAWKFQILTYPNPAVGCLVLDENGQILSCKAHEKAGYLHAEPTAVLFALCKKSEKFKDDFIKAYNAKFSSKIKDGDFGLLEPKFTYEFILNNHSNLLKNAKAYVTLEPCSHHGKTPPCANLLKELGFGEVIIGSHDENKIASGGGNLLQSAGVKVKFGILKERCDKLLEPFLAYQNGGFSFLKIALSKNGVASGGIITNELSRTHVHKLRSVIDTLVIGGNTVRTDRPRLDTRLIKNGKNPDVIIYSRGDKFDETLPLFSVPNRKVSIQKELDLKGLCMFEGAGEFLKLAKEGKLANVKWLLIYQSSNFKNGENLSLDLNLKPLFSGNFGDDSYGWFEI; via the coding sequence ATGAACGACGAATTTTACATGGATCTTGCTTTAAGTGAGGCTTGGAAATTTCAGATCCTGACCTACCCAAATCCAGCTGTTGGGTGCCTTGTCCTTGATGAAAATGGGCAAATTTTATCTTGCAAGGCTCATGAAAAGGCTGGATATTTACACGCTGAACCGACAGCGGTACTCTTTGCGCTTTGCAAAAAAAGTGAAAAATTTAAAGATGATTTTATAAAAGCGTATAACGCTAAATTTAGCTCTAAGATAAAAGATGGCGATTTTGGCCTTTTAGAGCCAAAATTTACCTATGAATTTATACTAAACAACCACTCAAATTTACTAAAAAATGCAAAAGCTTATGTCACGCTTGAGCCTTGCTCGCATCACGGCAAAACGCCACCTTGTGCAAATTTGCTAAAAGAGCTTGGTTTTGGTGAGGTCATAATTGGCAGCCACGATGAAAATAAAATAGCAAGTGGCGGTGGAAATTTGCTTCAAAGTGCTGGAGTGAAAGTTAAATTTGGCATTTTAAAAGAGCGCTGTGATAAGCTGCTTGAGCCATTTTTGGCATATCAAAATGGTGGATTTAGCTTTTTAAAAATCGCTCTTAGTAAAAATGGCGTGGCAAGCGGTGGCATCATCACAAATGAGCTTAGCCGCACGCATGTGCATAAACTAAGAAGCGTCATAGATACATTGGTGATCGGTGGCAACACAGTGCGGACAGACCGACCAAGGCTCGATACCAGACTTATAAAAAATGGCAAAAACCCAGACGTCATAATCTACTCAAGAGGCGATAAATTTGATGAAACATTGCCACTTTTTAGCGTACCAAATCGCAAAGTTAGCATTCAAAAAGAGCTTGATCTAAAAGGACTTTGCATGTTTGAAGGAGCTGGCGAGTTTTTAAAACTTGCAAAAGAGGGCAAGCTAGCAAATGTAAAGTGGCTACTTATCTATCAAAGCTCAAATTTTAAAAATGGTGAAAATTTGAGCCTTGATCTAAATTTAAAGCCACTTTTTAGTGGGAATTTTGGGGACGATAGCTACGGCTGGTTTGAAATTTAG
- the infB gene encoding translation initiation factor IF-2 yields MSNVRISEIANELGYPSKEIVEKAQELGLKVKTHSNAVSLEEAEAIYEYVQTGVIPDKFKKKKSEPKAKKESKKEAEKEPSKKEEKPKTEPKKAATKAEPKSEKAKAEPKKEVQISEEKPKAEPKKEEPVKVEQKPAEAPKPKESLADVTQKRRGLVIVKKKKDYEAPAPVKEEKKAEAAVTNISDFKSMFSASDENLARKKKKEKKVTVVSKKDSAEKMDLLGGSDFGDIVLEDEDVVVLPDFSFKTPAPAPMQRTKQPSAMKTTVNNTINSFGEGGIQRRARKKHKKPENKQNSEAVTSINIPKEIRVYEFAEKLNKQPSEVIGKLFMLGMMTTKNDFLDEDAIEILADEFNVEVNIIDDQKEFDYVAAYEEEIKDDENLQPRAPVITIMGHVDHGKTSLLDYIRKSRVAAGEAGGITQHVGAYMVNKNGRNITFIDTPGHEAFTAMRARGAGVTDIVIIVVAADDGVKPQTKEAVSHAKAAGVPIIIAINKMDKESANPDLVKTGLAELDIMPTEWGGKYEFVPISAKTGMGIDDLLEIVLLQADLLELKANPKANAKATVIESSLQKGRGPVATIIVENGTLHVGDTVVAGVAYGKIRSLLDDQGRPLKEIKPGECGVIVGLSEIAEAGETLIGVKTDKEAREYAQKKAEYIRQKELSKSTKVSIDELSAKIAEGELKTLPVIIKADVGGSLEALKASLEKLANDEIRVNVIHSGVGGITQSDVALASASNDCIILGFNIRPTGEIKEKAKESGVEIKTYNVIYNLIDDVKAILGGLMSPIIREEQLGQAQVRQVIHVPKVGTIAGCIVTEGTINRGAKIRLIREGVVVYEGLVSSLKRFKDDVKEVAKGYECGVGIENFNDIRENDYIESFKEVKEKATL; encoded by the coding sequence ATGAGCAATGTTAGGATTTCAGAGATCGCAAATGAGCTTGGCTACCCAAGTAAAGAGATAGTAGAAAAAGCTCAAGAACTAGGACTAAAGGTCAAAACTCACTCAAATGCTGTGAGCCTTGAAGAGGCTGAAGCAATATATGAATACGTTCAAACTGGCGTAATACCAGATAAATTTAAAAAGAAAAAGAGCGAGCCAAAGGCAAAAAAAGAGTCTAAAAAAGAGGCAGAAAAAGAGCCATCAAAAAAAGAAGAAAAGCCTAAAACTGAGCCTAAAAAGGCAGCTACTAAGGCCGAGCCAAAGTCTGAAAAGGCAAAAGCAGAACCTAAAAAAGAGGTGCAAATTTCAGAGGAAAAACCTAAAGCTGAGCCTAAAAAAGAAGAGCCTGTAAAGGTCGAGCAAAAGCCAGCAGAAGCACCAAAACCAAAAGAGAGCTTGGCTGATGTGACTCAAAAAAGACGCGGCCTTGTGATAGTTAAAAAGAAAAAAGATTACGAGGCGCCAGCTCCTGTAAAAGAGGAGAAAAAGGCTGAGGCGGCTGTGACTAACATTAGCGACTTTAAGAGTATGTTTTCTGCTAGCGATGAAAATTTGGCTAGAAAAAAGAAAAAAGAGAAAAAAGTAACAGTTGTAAGCAAAAAAGATAGCGCTGAGAAGATGGACCTGCTTGGCGGAAGCGACTTTGGTGACATCGTGCTTGAAGATGAGGATGTGGTGGTGTTGCCTGATTTTAGCTTTAAAACCCCAGCTCCAGCTCCGATGCAAAGGACAAAACAGCCAAGTGCGATGAAGACAACCGTCAATAACACGATAAATTCGTTTGGCGAGGGTGGCATACAAAGAAGAGCTAGAAAAAAGCACAAAAAGCCTGAAAATAAACAAAATAGCGAAGCTGTAACTTCGATAAATATCCCAAAAGAAATTCGTGTTTATGAATTTGCTGAGAAACTAAATAAGCAGCCAAGCGAGGTCATAGGTAAGCTATTTATGCTTGGCATGATGACAACTAAAAACGACTTTTTGGATGAAGATGCGATAGAAATTTTGGCTGATGAGTTTAATGTCGAGGTAAATATCATCGACGATCAAAAAGAATTTGACTATGTAGCAGCCTATGAGGAGGAGATAAAAGATGATGAAAATCTCCAGCCAAGAGCACCAGTTATAACCATCATGGGGCACGTCGACCACGGCAAAACCTCGCTACTTGACTACATAAGAAAGTCTCGCGTAGCAGCAGGCGAGGCTGGTGGCATCACTCAGCACGTGGGCGCTTATATGGTAAATAAAAACGGCAGAAACATCACATTTATCGACACTCCAGGCCACGAGGCATTTACAGCTATGCGTGCAAGGGGTGCTGGCGTAACTGATATAGTTATCATAGTTGTTGCAGCAGATGACGGCGTAAAACCTCAGACAAAAGAGGCAGTCAGCCACGCAAAAGCCGCTGGTGTGCCAATAATCATCGCGATAAACAAAATGGATAAAGAGTCAGCAAATCCTGATCTAGTAAAAACTGGTCTTGCTGAGCTTGACATCATGCCAACAGAGTGGGGTGGCAAGTATGAATTTGTGCCGATCTCTGCAAAAACAGGCATGGGCATAGATGATCTACTTGAGATCGTGCTTTTACAAGCTGATCTTTTGGAGCTAAAGGCAAATCCAAAGGCAAACGCAAAAGCTACTGTCATCGAGAGCTCACTTCAAAAAGGCCGTGGTCCAGTGGCTACCATCATCGTTGAAAACGGCACGCTTCATGTCGGAGACACAGTCGTAGCAGGTGTTGCATACGGTAAGATAAGAAGCTTGCTTGATGATCAGGGCAGGCCATTAAAAGAGATAAAACCAGGCGAATGTGGCGTGATAGTGGGTCTTAGCGAGATAGCAGAGGCTGGCGAGACGCTAATAGGCGTAAAAACTGATAAAGAGGCTCGTGAATACGCGCAGAAAAAGGCTGAATATATCCGCCAAAAAGAGCTTAGCAAGAGCACAAAGGTTAGTATCGATGAGCTTAGCGCTAAGATAGCTGAGGGCGAGCTAAAAACACTTCCAGTCATCATCAAAGCTGACGTTGGCGGCTCGCTTGAAGCGTTAAAAGCAAGCCTAGAAAAACTAGCAAATGACGAGATCAGAGTAAATGTGATCCACTCAGGCGTTGGCGGCATCACGCAAAGCGACGTTGCACTTGCAAGCGCAAGTAACGACTGTATCATCCTTGGCTTTAACATAAGGCCAACTGGCGAGATAAAAGAGAAGGCAAAAGAGAGCGGCGTCGAGATAAAAACTTACAATGTTATTTATAACTTAATCGACGACGTGAAGGCGATTTTAGGCGGACTGATGTCACCTATCATCAGAGAAGAGCAGCTTGGACAAGCGCAGGTTCGCCAAGTGATCCACGTGCCAAAAGTTGGCACTATCGCTGGATGTATCGTCACTGAGGGCACGATAAACAGAGGGGCAAAAATTCGCCTTATTAGAGAAGGTGTGGTCGTTTATGAGGGCTTAGTTAGCTCATTAAAACGTTTCAAAGATGACGTTAAAGAGGTTGCTAAAGGCTACGAGTGTGGCGTTGGCATTGAAAATTTCAACGACATCAGAGAAAATGACTACATCGAAAGCTTCAAAGAAGTCAAGGAGAAAGCTACTCTATGA
- a CDS encoding sodium-dependent transporter has translation MINEKFSKIGFVLAMAGSAVGLGNAWKFPTMVGNNGGSAFIILYLLLTFAIAFVAFLAELSIGKLGESDIVSSLYKLAPKNKKAWSLSGFFMIGAILIASFYMVVIGWILKYIYLSFSPLLSDTKAAGEQFNTLLSNDLSSAVLCFSLVFLMVFFAVSKGVKSGIEKLNIWMMPSLFVLLVCMLFYALSMGDGFVKAAKFLFVPNFSAITPDVVLQALGLAFFSLSMGVGVIPTYAANLPERTNLIKSTLSIIFINILIGIMMGLVVFTFIFAYGADSTASGPGLIFISLVTLFAKLGIVGNVMAVAFFVSLLFAGITSAVSMIEPFAYYLVRKFEISRKMALLYIGAFVYILGIFCILSYYSDTSSAFSVCGKPFFDALDFLTSNIMMPIGAIVFSFFVGYKLKKESLYLLFGEFMGRAFFEIWYFFLRYVVPVAICAIMIYQMAGK, from the coding sequence ATGATAAACGAGAAATTTTCAAAGATAGGCTTTGTCCTTGCTATGGCTGGTTCTGCTGTGGGTCTTGGCAATGCTTGGAAATTTCCTACGATGGTGGGAAATAACGGCGGTTCGGCATTTATAATTTTATATTTGCTTCTTACATTTGCTATCGCGTTTGTGGCGTTTTTAGCGGAGCTTAGCATCGGCAAACTTGGCGAAAGCGACATCGTAAGCTCACTTTACAAGCTTGCTCCAAAAAATAAAAAAGCCTGGTCGCTCTCCGGCTTTTTCATGATCGGAGCGATACTTATAGCTTCATTTTATATGGTTGTTATTGGCTGGATTTTAAAGTATATCTATCTTAGTTTTTCGCCACTTTTATCTGATACAAAAGCTGCAGGCGAGCAGTTTAACACGCTTTTATCAAATGATCTAAGCAGTGCCGTGCTTTGCTTTAGCCTAGTCTTTTTGATGGTCTTTTTTGCAGTTTCAAAAGGTGTAAAAAGTGGCATAGAAAAGCTGAATATATGGATGATGCCAAGCCTTTTTGTTTTGCTGGTTTGCATGCTTTTTTACGCGCTTAGCATGGGTGATGGCTTTGTGAAGGCGGCTAAATTTTTATTTGTACCAAATTTTAGTGCGATCACGCCAGATGTTGTCTTGCAGGCTCTCGGCCTTGCGTTTTTCTCGCTATCTATGGGCGTTGGCGTCATACCAACATACGCTGCAAATTTACCAGAGCGCACAAATTTAATAAAATCAACGCTCTCTATCATCTTTATAAACATCTTAATAGGCATTATGATGGGGCTTGTTGTATTTACCTTTATATTTGCTTATGGGGCTGATAGCACGGCAAGTGGTCCGGGCCTTATCTTTATCTCGCTTGTCACACTTTTTGCAAAGCTTGGCATCGTTGGCAACGTTATGGCGGTCGCATTTTTCGTATCGCTATTGTTTGCTGGCATTACAAGTGCGGTTTCGATGATCGAGCCTTTTGCTTATTATTTGGTTAGAAAATTTGAAATTTCAAGAAAAATGGCGCTTCTTTACATCGGCGCCTTTGTCTATATCTTGGGCATCTTTTGCATACTTTCATATTATTCAGACACTTCAAGTGCTTTTAGCGTTTGTGGTAAGCCATTTTTTGACGCGCTTGACTTTCTCACATCAAATATCATGATGCCAATAGGCGCTATCGTATTTAGCTTTTTTGTTGGCTATAAGCTTAAAAAAGAGAGTTTGTATCTGCTCTTTGGCGAATTTATGGGAAGAGCATTTTTTGAAATTTGGTATTTTTTCTTAAGATATGTCGTGCCAGTTGCTATTTGTGCGATAATGATCTACCAGATGGCAGGTAAATAA
- a CDS encoding sodium-dependent transporter: protein MAERFSKIGFVLSIIGAAIGLGNAWKFPYMVGSNGGSAFILIYLFFAFAVGLSIFFAEMAMGKISRLDTVGAFKSLATKGANSWKFAGIIMMTGLFIASFYTLIIGWVLKYVILSLSELPKDMASSEMLFVNFTSNSIGEQILYFSIAFFAYFFILTKGVKSGIERINVYLIPALFILLLLMLGYSFGMDGFDKAAKFLLVPDFSKIDQAAVLNALGLAFFTMCVGIGCILTYSSSLSDDTNLFISSLYVVFANIIISVIIGLIVFTFTFEFGSEPSKGAGLAFISLPTLFAKLGLLGNFLAFTFFISLFFAGITSVISMVEPFIFFLSKSLKFSRNKSILVVACVVYVLGILCALSGTSEFKDALTFFGKSFFDLLDYLSSNIMLPLGGILFAIFVGYFMKFELLKELFVPYMGKVIFKIWYFLIRFVAPLLVLVVLIREIS from the coding sequence ATGGCAGAGAGATTTAGTAAAATTGGCTTTGTATTATCGATAATTGGAGCGGCTATCGGCCTTGGTAATGCGTGGAAATTTCCATACATGGTCGGCAGTAACGGTGGCTCGGCATTTATCCTTATATATCTATTTTTTGCCTTTGCTGTTGGTCTTAGCATATTTTTTGCTGAGATGGCGATGGGTAAAATTTCACGTCTTGATACGGTTGGAGCGTTTAAAAGTCTAGCTACAAAAGGGGCAAATTCTTGGAAATTTGCCGGTATTATCATGATGACTGGGCTATTTATCGCTTCGTTTTACACGCTCATCATTGGCTGGGTTTTAAAATACGTCATTTTAAGCCTTAGCGAGCTACCTAAAGATATGGCAAGCTCAGAGATGCTTTTTGTAAATTTCACTTCAAATAGCATTGGTGAGCAAATTTTATACTTTAGTATCGCATTTTTTGCCTACTTTTTCATCCTTACAAAAGGTGTAAAAAGCGGCATCGAGCGCATAAATGTCTATCTCATACCAGCTCTTTTTATCTTGCTTTTGCTTATGCTTGGCTACTCTTTTGGTATGGATGGCTTTGATAAAGCGGCTAAATTTCTACTAGTGCCTGACTTTTCAAAGATAGATCAAGCAGCTGTTTTAAATGCTCTTGGACTTGCCTTTTTTACGATGTGCGTTGGTATCGGCTGCATCCTTACCTACTCATCAAGTCTAAGCGATGATACAAATTTATTTATCTCTTCGCTCTATGTCGTCTTTGCGAACATCATAATAAGCGTTATTATTGGTCTTATCGTCTTTACGTTTACATTTGAGTTTGGCTCAGAGCCATCAAAAGGCGCAGGGCTTGCTTTTATCTCGCTACCAACGCTATTTGCTAAGCTTGGCTTGCTTGGAAATTTCTTGGCATTTACATTTTTTATATCACTATTTTTTGCTGGCATCACCTCGGTTATCTCGATGGTTGAGCCATTTATATTTTTCTTAAGCAAAAGCCTAAAATTTAGTAGAAACAAATCGATCCTAGTCGTCGCTTGCGTGGTTTATGTTTTAGGAATTTTATGCGCGTTAAGTGGCACAAGCGAATTTAAAGATGCGCTTACATTTTTTGGTAAGAGCTTTTTTGACCTGCTTGATTACCTTAGCTCAAACATCATGCTCCCACTTGGTGGCATCTTGTTTGCTATCTTTGTTGGCTACTTTATGAAATTTGAGCTTTTAAAAGAGCTATTTGTGCCTTATATGGGCAAGGTTATATTTAAAATTTGGTATTTTTTAATTAGATTTGTGGCTCCACTTTTAGTTCTGGTGGTGTTAATAAGGGAGATCTCATAA
- a CDS encoding F0F1 ATP synthase subunit C, with the protein MKKIVFLILGLAAFAFGADGEMIRSYSVIAGGIGLGLAALGGAIGMGNTAAATISGTARNPGVGSKLMTTMFIALAMIEAQVIYALVITLIVLYANPMLG; encoded by the coding sequence ATGAAAAAGATCGTGTTTTTAATTCTTGGTCTTGCTGCATTTGCATTTGGCGCTGACGGCGAGATGATCAGATCATATTCAGTTATCGCTGGCGGTATCGGCCTTGGCCTTGCAGCTCTTGGCGGTGCTATAGGTATGGGTAACACAGCTGCTGCAACTATCAGCGGAACAGCTAGAAACCCAGGTGTAGGTAGCAAACTTATGACTACAATGTTTATCGCACTTGCGATGATCGAAGCACAAGTTATCTACGCACTTGTTATTACACTTATCGTTCTTTACGCAAACCCAATGCTTGGCTAA